Proteins from a genomic interval of Pseudoalteromonas sp. MEBiC 03607:
- a CDS encoding mannitol dehydrogenase family protein — MDVISLQQSTLSSLPTTVAVPEYDRQALQSGIVHVGVGGFHRSHQAFYTDNYINRSDDLRWGICGVGLREADRLVKQHLESQDYLYSILTKHPDGHTQVQVIGCMTDFLMAPDDPEAVISKIAADETYIVSLTITEGGYNYDPSSGEFDFTNPDIQHDLANPDKPKLIFGYLAAALARRRKTDRPPFTIQSCDNIQHNGDITRKMLVTYIRAFDHGLADWVESHVCFPNAMVDRITPATDQSDLALAKNLGIIDKWPVTCEPFHQWVIEDKFSQQRPAWELVGAQIVDDVTPYETMKIRLLNASHSVLGILGSLRGYQTIEQAICDPLFTKLITEFMDSEVTPILDAVPGIDLSDYKKTLIARFANPNIKDSLTRICSQSAAKVSTFLVPTIMENLKNNGNTAIASLVIAGWCLYSDTHLTQQGEPLEIIDDMAETLQQAAHASRISPLAFLEQPSIFGALVENTSFCNEYKSYISKLYAGVAIEHIIVSLLDQAQAKQVYN, encoded by the coding sequence ATGGACGTAATTTCACTGCAGCAATCTACGTTGAGCTCATTACCGACCACAGTGGCAGTCCCAGAATATGACCGCCAAGCATTGCAATCAGGTATCGTTCACGTAGGGGTGGGTGGATTTCATCGCTCACACCAAGCTTTCTACACTGATAACTATATTAACCGTAGTGATGATTTACGCTGGGGTATATGTGGTGTTGGTTTACGTGAAGCAGACCGCTTAGTAAAACAACATCTAGAATCACAAGACTACCTTTACTCAATTTTGACGAAGCACCCTGATGGACATACGCAAGTGCAAGTTATTGGCTGCATGACGGATTTTCTAATGGCCCCTGACGACCCTGAAGCAGTCATTAGTAAAATAGCTGCTGACGAAACGTATATTGTATCATTAACAATTACCGAGGGAGGATATAACTACGATCCATCTAGCGGTGAATTTGACTTTACTAACCCTGATATTCAGCATGATTTAGCTAACCCAGATAAACCTAAGCTTATCTTTGGTTATTTGGCTGCTGCATTAGCACGTCGACGAAAAACCGATAGGCCGCCATTTACCATTCAGTCATGCGACAATATCCAACACAATGGCGACATTACTCGAAAAATGCTTGTTACTTATATTCGAGCATTCGACCACGGACTTGCCGATTGGGTCGAAAGCCATGTTTGTTTCCCCAATGCCATGGTAGATAGAATAACTCCAGCAACGGATCAAAGCGACTTAGCACTTGCTAAGAATTTGGGCATTATTGATAAATGGCCTGTTACTTGTGAGCCATTTCATCAATGGGTGATTGAAGACAAGTTTAGTCAACAACGCCCAGCATGGGAACTTGTTGGTGCCCAGATTGTAGATGATGTAACACCTTACGAAACGATGAAGATTCGTCTACTTAATGCTAGCCACTCAGTGCTTGGCATTTTAGGTTCTTTACGCGGCTATCAAACTATTGAACAAGCAATCTGCGATCCTTTGTTCACTAAGCTTATAACCGAGTTTATGGATAGCGAAGTCACACCTATTTTAGATGCCGTACCGGGTATTGACCTTAGTGACTATAAAAAAACACTAATTGCCCGTTTTGCAAATCCAAACATCAAAGATAGCCTTACAAGAATTTGCTCACAAAGCGCAGCCAAAGTATCTACTTTTTTGGTACCAACAATTATGGAAAACCTCAAAAACAACGGTAATACTGCTATTGCGAGTTTAGTTATTGCTGGATGGTGTTTATATAGTGATACGCATTTAACCCAACAAGGAGAGCCTTTAGAGATCATCGATGATATGGCTGAAACATTACAACAGGCAGCTCATGCATCGCGAATTTCCCCGCTCGCTTTTCTGGAGCAACCGAGCATTTTTGGCGCACTTGTTGAAAACACGTCATTTTGTAATGAATATAAATCTTACATTAGTAAGCTCTATGCAGGTGTGGCTATTGAGCACATTATAGTATCACTATTAGATCAGGCTCAGGCGAAGCAAGTTTATAATTAG